GCACTGTCTGCAGTGGTACATCTGGCTTATAATTTTTGAATTTTGAAGCCTCACTTTTTTCAAGTTCATTGCACTTGGGAGCTTTTAAATGTGAAAATTCAGCTTGTGGAATAAGCGGCATTATGTTCATGATTGGCAACACCAAGTTTCTTTATTTTTTTGCTATATCATCTATGTGCTTATCGTTTATGCCAGGTATCAAGACAGTATTGACCTTCACAAGTAAGCCGTTGTCACAAGCAGCTTCTATGCCTTCTAGCTGTTTTTCTATAAGCAATTTTGCTGCATCTATTCCTCTGTACGTATTATCTTTATAAATTGCATAATCGTATATTTCTTTACCTATGTTAGGATCTATAGCATTTATTGTCACTGTGATTGTACTTACACCGCAGTTTATTAGAAGAGGTAGCTTATCGCTTAAAAGCAGTCCATTTGTGCTTAAGCATTTGATCATATCTTTAAATTCTAAGGAAATCAATTTAAAAGTTAAAAATGTCTCATCGTTGTAAAGTGGATCATTGAGCCCAATGCCTTAAAAAAAGGGGCTGTTGCAAAACTACTTTAAAGTAGTTTGCAATACCCCATTTTAATGTAAAAAGGCTGTATAAAAATGAAAAAACAATCATGAAAATATATGTAATTCATCTGATTTTCTATGATTGTTGAGTTTTAGGCGCACTTAAATAAGCCTTGGGCTTTCTGTAATTTTTTTCTTCAAATCTCAGGCTATTTTTATTCCATGAAGGTGCTTTTCACATCTCTCATTCTGTATTTTTGCATGCAGTTTGTTTACATCGTAGGAAAAACATAACAGCATAAACTCCGTTTTTACACTGTTTTTCCCACGTGTTAAAAATCTATTAAATTGGTAATCATTTTTTAGAACTCCAAAAGCACCTTCTACCTGTATTGAACGATTAACTCTCAGGAGAATTCCCTCCTCAGATGTGATATTCTCATAAGATATTTGTCGCTTCTCTACAAATGTTTTTGATACATGCATCTTTCGGTTGCCTCGTGCTTTTGTACATTTTGATTTATATGGACAATTGTTGCAGTCTTCACATTCGTATACAGTAATTTCTGAACGGTAACCACTTGCTGAAGTCCTATAGATGATTCCTATTGGTCAAATTCTATCTGCTCTTCTTCTTTTTTCTTTTTAAGATAGTCAATTATCTTTTTTATGTCATCCAATAAAGTTTCTTTAGTAACAGTAAAATTAGTCATATACGTAAGATTAATTGATTCTATGCAAGATTGTATTTTTGTAAACATCTTTGCCTGATTTTTATTAATAGCCTTTTTCCATACAAATGTATAGCGGTTAGCATTGGCTTCAATCTTTGTACCGTCTACAAAGAGATGCTCAAACTTTACTTCAC
This portion of the Thermoanaerobacterium sp. RBIITD genome encodes:
- a CDS encoding radical SAM protein codes for the protein MISLEFKDMIKCLSTNGLLLSDKLPLLINCGVSTITVTINAIDPNIGKEIYDYAIYKDNTYRGIDAAKLLIEKQLEGIEAACDNGLLVKVNTVLIPGINDKHIDDIAKK